Below is a window of Candidatus Omnitrophota bacterium DNA.
AATCGGGGCCCGTCGGCGCGGAAGGCGGATTTTAGTGAACAAGTCCGCGAAGGTCCTTATCGTTGACGATGAGCCGGACATGCTGACAGTTGTGTCAATGATGTTAAAGATATGGGGTTATGAGTCAGTGTGCGCGCAATCGGGGACTGAGGCTCTGGAAAAATTAAAAGCGGAAAAGCCTTATCTGATACTCCTGGATCTGGCTCTGCCCGATATGACGGGAGATGAAGTTTGCCGGAGGGTAAAGACCTCGCCCGTGACCTCATCTGTGCCTGTTATTATTATTTCCGCGGCGCGGGAGCGCCTGATTGCCAGGGCAAAAAGCTGCGGAGCCGATGATTGGATACTGAAGCCGTACGAGCCCTCTCATCTGTTTGAAAAGTTAAAGCCTTTTTTGCCGCCGGCTAAAGAGTTCGGCGGATCAATGAACATGGAGAAACTGCGGCCCGGGTACATAAAACAGAAAAAGGAACTTTTGAAGAAAATACGCTCGGATATTCAATCCGGGGATATTGAGAGTGTCAGGTATATCGCCCACAAGATGAGCGGCTCCGGCGCGATGTACGGTTTTGACGACATATCGCGGATAGGCGCGGATATGGAAGATGCCGCCGCCGCGAAAAATATTTACGGAATCCGGCGCTGTTACGCTGAACTAAAAAAGACGCTTTCCGGGCTGTGTGAAAAATTTCCTACCAAAAACAAAAAAGCCGGCAAAAAAAAGAATTGACTGATGCCTTCGCGCGTCCCCGCTTTCATTTTATTAAGGGCGTCCCCTTTTTCACTTCCTTTTTCACTTCGCGCGCGAGGCTTGCGTATTCCGCCAATTTATATATAATCAGCTTTCCAAACCAAAATTTGAGGAATGCGGATGTTGTTATACCGTCACCAGTTTCACAAATTAAAATTTGAGTAAAATAAATGAGCAAAATTAAAAATATAGCAATCATCGCGCATGTGGATCACGGCAAGACCACACTCGTTGACGCCATGCTGAGGCAGACCGGTGTTTTCAGAGAGAATCAGGTTGTCGTCGAGAGAGTGATGGATTCAAACGATATTGAAAAGGAAAGGGGCATAACGATCTTTTCCAAAAACGCCGCCTTCACCTACGGGGGCTATAAGGTGAACATCGTTGACACCCCCGGCCACGCCGATTTCGGCGGCGAGGTGCAGCGTATCATGAAGATGGCCGATTCCGTACTGCTGCTCGTTGACGCTTTTGAGGGCCCGATGCCCCAGACAAAATATGTGCTCAAAAAATCGCTGGAGCTCGGACTGAGGCCGGTTGTCGTCATCAACAAAATAGACCGCCCGCGGTGCCGGCCCGAAGAGGTGCTCGAGGAGGTCTTCGATCTTTTCCTGGAGCTTGACGCCGACGACAAA
It encodes the following:
- a CDS encoding response regulator, with translation IGARRRGRRILVNKSAKVLIVDDEPDMLTVVSMMLKIWGYESVCAQSGTEALEKLKAEKPYLILLDLALPDMTGDEVCRRVKTSPVTSSVPVIIISAARERLIARAKSCGADDWILKPYEPSHLFEKLKPFLPPAKEFGGSMNMEKLRPGYIKQKKELLKKIRSDIQSGDIESVRYIAHKMSGSGAMYGFDDISRIGADMEDAAAAKNIYGIRRCYAELKKTLSGLCEKFPTKNKKAGKKKN